One Natrinema halophilum genomic window carries:
- a CDS encoding pyridoxal phosphate-dependent aminotransferase, whose translation MTGFADRVEDVSISGIRKVFEAADEDAINLGLGQPDFPTPAHARRGAIEAIESGQVDAYTSNKGTPQLREAISAKYDRDYGIEIDPADVIATSGGSEALHLALEAHVNPGDEVIFPDPGFVSYDALTRIADGTPKPVPLREDLTLDPATVEEAITDETAVFVVNSPANPTGAVQSESDMREFARIADEHDVLCLSDEVYEHILFEGEHHSPFDFAETDNVVVVSACSKTYSMTGWRLGWVIASNRRIKRMLRVHQYGQACASAPAQFAAEAALTGSQEPVQEMVDTFERRRDLVLDGLTDAGLEVPTPKGAFYAMPNVPEGWCQEVIDSGVIVVPGDAFGANGDGYARLSYATGTEELKEALEIIDDATRAIR comes from the coding sequence ATGACTGGGTTTGCAGATCGAGTCGAAGACGTGTCGATCAGTGGCATTCGCAAGGTCTTCGAGGCTGCGGACGAAGACGCGATCAACCTCGGACTCGGACAGCCGGATTTCCCGACACCGGCTCACGCTCGCCGCGGTGCCATCGAGGCAATCGAATCCGGACAGGTCGACGCCTACACCTCGAACAAGGGCACTCCCCAGCTCCGAGAGGCAATTTCCGCGAAATACGACCGTGACTACGGCATCGAAATCGACCCGGCGGACGTGATCGCCACGTCGGGTGGCAGCGAGGCTCTGCATCTCGCGCTCGAGGCACACGTCAATCCAGGGGACGAAGTGATCTTTCCGGATCCGGGGTTCGTCTCCTACGACGCACTGACTCGTATTGCAGACGGCACGCCGAAGCCAGTCCCCCTGCGCGAGGATCTGACGCTCGATCCCGCGACGGTCGAAGAGGCAATCACCGACGAGACGGCAGTGTTCGTCGTCAACAGTCCGGCGAACCCAACGGGGGCCGTCCAGAGCGAATCCGACATGCGCGAGTTCGCCCGCATAGCTGACGAGCACGACGTACTCTGTCTCTCCGACGAGGTCTACGAACACATCCTGTTCGAGGGCGAACACCACTCTCCGTTCGATTTCGCCGAGACGGATAACGTGGTCGTGGTGAGCGCCTGTTCGAAGACCTACTCGATGACCGGCTGGCGACTCGGCTGGGTCATCGCTTCGAATCGCCGAATCAAACGCATGCTCCGCGTCCACCAGTACGGTCAGGCCTGCGCGTCTGCACCCGCTCAATTCGCCGCAGAGGCGGCGCTGACGGGTTCCCAGGAGCCGGTTCAGGAGATGGTCGACACCTTCGAGCGCCGTCGCGACCTCGTTCTCGACGGCCTCACGGATGCCGGTCTCGAGGTTCCAACCCCGAAGGGAGCCTTTTATGCGATGCCAAATGTCCCAGAGGGCTGGTGTCAGGAGGTAATCGACAGCGGCGTGATCGTGGTCCCTGGCGACGCCTTCGGCGCAAATGGCGACGGCTACGCACGACTCTCGTATGCGACCGGGACGGAGGAATTGAAGGAGGCGCTCGAGATCATCGACGACGCGACTCGAGCAATTCGCTAG
- a CDS encoding DUF6517 family protein produces MTLSRRSLLAAGATGTIALTAGCLGFVLGNEPLTFDSDRVAPTDEALGDAGYEEQSVKEDSIERSEEVAGIERDFKASFWRSVYTKKVEYMGQKREGAAFAAVSIPGMEVAGRSLNPLDDMSNERLLERFLNQIETDQGAIKNITHQDSFDLEILGGGRTVDTFLGESELEGETIDIEIKVTSFSHEGDMLVLLGLLPKMLTEESANVEVLMESAEHPV; encoded by the coding sequence ATGACTCTCTCTCGTCGATCGTTGCTCGCTGCGGGAGCGACTGGAACGATCGCATTGACGGCTGGTTGTCTCGGTTTCGTCCTCGGCAACGAACCGCTCACGTTCGATTCAGACCGCGTCGCACCGACCGACGAGGCCCTCGGAGACGCCGGATACGAGGAACAGTCCGTCAAAGAGGACTCGATCGAGCGCTCCGAGGAAGTCGCCGGCATCGAACGAGATTTCAAAGCATCGTTCTGGCGCTCTGTCTATACGAAAAAGGTCGAATACATGGGCCAAAAACGCGAGGGTGCGGCCTTCGCTGCCGTCTCGATCCCGGGGATGGAAGTCGCGGGCCGATCGCTCAATCCGCTCGACGACATGTCGAACGAACGCTTACTGGAACGGTTCCTGAATCAGATCGAGACCGATCAGGGCGCGATCAAAAACATTACTCACCAGGACTCGTTCGATCTCGAGATCCTCGGCGGCGGTCGTACTGTCGATACCTTCCTCGGCGAATCCGAACTCGAGGGTGAAACGATCGACATCGAAATCAAGGTCACGTCGTTCAGTCACGAGGGAGATATGCTGGTGTTACTCGGACTCCTCCCGAAGATGCTCACCGAAGAGTCCGCGAACGTCGAGGTGCTGATGGAGTCCGCCGAACATCCCGTCTGA
- a CDS encoding 2-oxoacid:ferredoxin oxidoreductase subunit beta, producing MSSDVRFTDFKSDKQPTWCPGCGDFGTMNGMMKALAETGNDPDNTFIVAGIGCSGKIGTYMHSYALHGVHGRALPVGTGVKMARPDLEVMVAGGDGDGYSIGAGHFVHAVRRNVDMSYVVMDNRIYGLTKGQASPTSRSDFETSTTPEGPKQPPVNPLALALASGASFIAQSFASDALRHQEIVQKAIEHDGFGFVNVFSPCVTFNDVDTYDYFRDNLVDLQEEDHDPNDYEAAKKVVLDSEKEYQGIMYQDENSVPYHEQHGVTEDMSDIPDSAPDDAMDLVREFY from the coding sequence ATGAGCTCCGACGTACGATTTACCGACTTCAAATCCGACAAACAACCGACGTGGTGTCCCGGATGCGGCGACTTCGGGACGATGAACGGCATGATGAAAGCCCTCGCCGAAACCGGTAACGATCCCGACAACACGTTCATCGTGGCCGGAATCGGCTGTTCCGGAAAGATCGGGACCTACATGCACAGCTACGCCCTCCACGGGGTTCACGGCCGTGCGCTCCCGGTCGGTACCGGTGTCAAAATGGCCCGTCCCGACCTCGAGGTCATGGTGGCTGGCGGTGACGGCGACGGCTACTCGATCGGTGCCGGTCACTTCGTTCATGCCGTCCGCCGAAACGTCGACATGTCCTACGTGGTCATGGACAACCGTATCTACGGCCTGACGAAGGGGCAGGCTTCGCCGACCTCGCGATCGGACTTCGAGACCTCGACGACTCCCGAAGGCCCGAAGCAGCCGCCGGTCAATCCGCTTGCCCTGGCGCTGGCCTCCGGCGCCTCGTTTATCGCCCAGTCGTTCGCGTCAGACGCGTTGCGCCACCAGGAGATCGTCCAGAAAGCCATCGAACACGACGGCTTCGGGTTCGTCAACGTCTTCAGTCCCTGCGTCACGTTCAACGATGTCGACACCTACGACTACTTCCGCGACAACTTAGTCGACCTGCAGGAAGAAGACCACGATCCGAACGACTACGAAGCCGCCAAGAAGGTCGTCCTCGACAGCGAGAAGGAGTATCAGGGCATCATGTACCAGGACGAAAACTCAGTGCCGTATCACGAACAACACGGCGTTACCGAAGACATGTCCGACATTCCGGACAGTGCTCCCGACGATGCGATGGACCTCGTCCGCGAGTTCTACTGA
- a CDS encoding 2-oxoacid:acceptor oxidoreductase subunit alpha, whose translation MAEDLNWAIGGEAGDGIDSTGKIFAQALSRAGRHVFTSKDFASRIRGGYTAYKIRTSVDRVQSVVDRLDILVALTQRTIDENLDELHGGSAIIYDGERSWEAEIPDEMTAVDVPLKSLAEDAGGAIMRNIVALGAACEITGFDVEYLDEALEKRFGGKGSKIVENNKEAARLGQEYVQENYDLDHLGYNVGTTDNDYVLLNGNEAIGMGAIAAGCRFYAGYPITPATSIMEYLTGRIEDYGGHVVQAEDELSAINMALGAARSGARSMTATSGAGIDLMTETFGLVATSETPLVITDVQRSGPSTGMPTKQEQGDLNMVLYGGHGEVPRFVVAPTSITECFWKTIEAFNLAEKYQTPVFLVSDLAMSVTEQTFPPEAFDMDEVEIDRGKLVDEDEVDEWLDAQGRFRAHAVTEDGVSPRAIPGTTDGAHMSTGLEHDELGRRTEEEDERVQQVDKRNRKVETARTEEDWDYREFGDSDAGNLVISWGSNEGALVEALEYLEDDDIDVRVISVPYLFPRPDLSDEIDAADQTVVVECNANGQFADVLEHDALTRLKRINKYTGVRFKADELAESITEKLSEEVPAQ comes from the coding sequence ATGGCTGAGGATCTCAACTGGGCGATTGGAGGCGAGGCCGGCGACGGTATCGACTCTACCGGAAAAATATTCGCTCAGGCACTTTCCCGAGCCGGACGGCACGTATTCACGTCGAAAGACTTCGCATCACGAATCCGTGGGGGCTATACTGCCTACAAAATTCGAACGTCGGTCGACCGCGTCCAGAGCGTGGTCGATCGACTGGACATTTTGGTCGCACTCACACAGCGGACGATAGACGAAAACCTAGATGAGCTTCACGGCGGTAGTGCAATCATCTACGACGGCGAACGCTCTTGGGAAGCCGAAATTCCTGACGAGATGACTGCTGTCGACGTTCCGCTGAAGTCACTGGCCGAAGACGCAGGTGGCGCGATCATGCGCAACATCGTCGCACTCGGTGCCGCGTGTGAAATCACTGGCTTCGACGTCGAGTACCTCGATGAAGCGCTCGAGAAACGATTCGGCGGCAAGGGCTCGAAGATCGTCGAAAACAACAAAGAAGCCGCACGACTGGGCCAGGAGTACGTCCAGGAGAACTACGATTTGGATCACCTCGGCTACAACGTCGGGACAACCGACAACGATTACGTCCTCCTCAACGGCAACGAAGCGATCGGCATGGGTGCGATCGCCGCCGGTTGTCGATTTTATGCTGGATATCCTATTACGCCCGCAACGTCCATCATGGAGTACCTGACGGGACGTATCGAAGACTACGGCGGTCACGTCGTTCAGGCCGAAGACGAGTTGTCTGCGATCAACATGGCACTCGGTGCCGCACGCTCCGGTGCTCGATCGATGACCGCGACGTCGGGAGCCGGGATCGACCTCATGACCGAAACCTTCGGTCTGGTCGCAACCAGCGAGACACCGCTCGTCATTACCGACGTCCAGCGTTCAGGTCCTTCGACGGGGATGCCGACGAAACAGGAACAGGGTGACCTCAACATGGTGCTGTACGGCGGCCACGGCGAAGTTCCGCGGTTCGTCGTCGCTCCGACGTCGATCACCGAGTGTTTCTGGAAGACCATCGAAGCGTTCAATCTCGCCGAGAAGTACCAGACGCCGGTCTTCCTCGTATCTGACCTGGCGATGTCGGTTACCGAACAGACGTTCCCGCCGGAGGCGTTCGACATGGACGAGGTCGAAATCGACCGCGGCAAGCTCGTCGACGAGGACGAAGTCGACGAGTGGCTCGACGCGCAGGGCCGGTTCCGTGCACACGCCGTCACCGAAGACGGCGTCAGCCCGCGGGCAATTCCCGGGACGACCGACGGTGCACACATGTCCACTGGTCTCGAACACGACGAACTCGGCCGGCGAACCGAAGAAGAAGACGAACGCGTCCAGCAGGTCGACAAGCGAAACCGAAAAGTCGAGACTGCACGGACCGAAGAGGACTGGGACTATCGCGAGTTCGGAGATTCGGACGCCGGTAACCTCGTCATCTCGTGGGGGTCGAACGAGGGCGCGCTCGTCGAAGCGCTCGAGTATCTCGAAGACGACGATATCGACGTTCGCGTTATCTCGGTTCCGTACCTCTTCCCGCGACCGGACCTTAGCGATGAGATCGATGCAGCCGACCAGACGGTCGTCGTGGAGTGTAATGCGAACGGGCAGTTTGCGGACGTGCTCGAACACGACGCGCTTACCCGTTTGAAACGCATCAACAAGTACACGGGCGTTCGCTTCAAGGCGGACGAACTCGCGGAATCGATCACCGAAAAACTCTCCGAAGAGGTGCCAGCACAATGA
- the mce gene encoding methylmalonyl-CoA epimerase: MHFDHAGIAVDDAQNLAELYGELFGLEVAHEEEFDGLRVVFLDCGDGYFELLEPLSDDGTIARYLETNGAGIHHLALATDDIQGALETVRDRNVALVDEEPRPGAWGHSVAFLHPKDTGGILVELVEH; this comes from the coding sequence ATGCATTTCGATCACGCCGGGATCGCGGTCGACGACGCACAGAATCTGGCGGAACTGTACGGCGAGCTTTTCGGCCTCGAGGTCGCTCACGAAGAGGAGTTCGACGGTCTGCGAGTCGTCTTCCTCGACTGTGGCGACGGATACTTCGAACTGCTCGAACCGCTGTCGGACGACGGGACGATTGCCCGTTACCTCGAGACGAACGGTGCGGGTATCCACCATCTCGCGCTCGCGACCGACGACATCCAGGGCGCGCTCGAGACGGTACGCGACCGGAACGTGGCGCTGGTCGACGAAGAACCGCGACCGGGCGCATGGGGTCACTCGGTCGCATTCCTGCACCCGAAGGACACCGGCGGAATTCTGGTGGAACTCGTCGAACACTGA
- a CDS encoding aldo/keto reductase, translating to MSTDSTTGTVLAQGADVPALGLGTARMTGEDCQRAVETALAIGYRHVDTAQMYDNEAAVGRAIAESDVDREAVFIVTKVHPSNAAPAAVRESTRESLERLELQTVDLLLLHGPSDAAPLEETIGAMNDLQHDGLVDHVGISNFGVDGLKHAIQYSETPIVTNQVKYHPYHQPDDLVAYCIENEILVTAYSPLAEGSVVGDDRLTAIGDVYGKSAAQVTLRWLIQHPYVAAIPKAARRTHIEANADIFDFELSPEEMRTVSELDGGLSDQLAVQLGVN from the coding sequence ATGAGCACTGATTCCACGACTGGCACCGTACTCGCACAGGGAGCGGACGTGCCTGCGCTCGGACTCGGAACGGCGCGTATGACCGGCGAGGACTGTCAGCGTGCCGTCGAAACTGCACTGGCGATCGGCTATCGCCACGTCGACACCGCTCAGATGTACGACAACGAGGCGGCAGTTGGCCGCGCGATCGCCGAGAGCGACGTCGACCGAGAAGCCGTGTTCATCGTCACGAAAGTACATCCCAGCAACGCGGCTCCGGCGGCCGTCCGCGAATCGACGCGGGAAAGCCTCGAGCGACTCGAACTCCAGACCGTTGATCTTCTATTGTTGCACGGCCCGAGCGATGCGGCTCCGCTCGAGGAAACTATCGGCGCGATGAACGACCTCCAGCACGACGGACTGGTCGATCACGTCGGCATCAGCAACTTCGGCGTCGACGGACTCAAACATGCGATCCAGTACTCGGAGACGCCGATCGTCACGAATCAGGTGAAATATCACCCCTATCACCAACCGGACGACCTCGTCGCTTACTGTATCGAAAACGAGATCCTCGTGACCGCATACAGTCCCCTCGCAGAGGGGAGCGTCGTCGGCGACGATCGTCTGACTGCGATCGGCGACGTGTACGGCAAATCGGCCGCACAGGTGACGCTACGATGGCTCATTCAGCACCCCTACGTCGCGGCGATCCCGAAGGCTGCGCGTCGGACCCACATCGAGGCGAACGCGGATATCTTCGATTTCGAACTCTCGCCAGAGGAGATGCGCACCGTGTCCGAACTCGACGGCGGCCTCTCGGATCAGCTGGCCGTCCAGTTGGGGGTGAATTGA
- a CDS encoding PQQ-dependent sugar dehydrogenase, with protein sequence MSDHSDENPTTGSKSVTDYSATSRRRLLQAAVAAGGVASFGGLAAAQESQSFEFGGEVSGWQGRSPSEIEGQTNPTLQLQEGTTYEFTWENVDGAPHNIAILDADGNELESTEIISEQGATQTLEFEATSEMAEYYCAVHPASMRGSLEISGGGGATDGQTGGADQRFFQPGTEIGVQTIAEGMTAPTDFAVADEEQTRYFVTDQTGEVRVVTDEGLQDEPFLDVSDRMVELGTFEGSYASQGQAYDERGLLGIEPHPNFSENGRVFIHYSAPPNEQTPDGWSHVEVVSEFQANDDLSQADPESEQLLMEFQKPQYNHDSGPMAFGPDGYLYVPMGDGGGANDNMYGHVDDWYDGNEGGNGQDVSENLLGSILRIDVDQEGEDKPYSIPDDNPLVDSEQGLDEHYAWGFRNPFGISFDSNDRLFVGDAGQNLFEEADIVEKGGNYGWNVKEGTHCFSTENPGQPPEDCPDTAPDEPPYNGQELQDPIVEYPHIYQGEVVGIVIVGGHVYEAGQVEGLEGKYIFGDWTADPARESPQGRIFAASEPDGGMGQTTDAGGNETAGMNESADMNETGGMNESADMNETGGMNESADMNETGGMNETGGMNETGGMNESADMNETAGGNETETDGAAGGGGPGQTVPRDELWNMEELQIAGSEDGSFPYFVRMFGQDADGNVYVLANRRGVPEGDTGVVMQIVPPGEGDSLSMPADGDGAAAGGNETAGGNQTADMNETADGNQTADMNETADGNETADNESTGNATDDA encoded by the coding sequence ATGAGCGATCACTCGGATGAAAACCCAACTACTGGATCGAAATCGGTAACTGATTACTCCGCGACTTCGCGTCGTCGGCTCCTGCAGGCGGCTGTGGCCGCTGGTGGCGTCGCGAGTTTCGGTGGTCTCGCCGCTGCCCAGGAATCGCAATCGTTCGAATTCGGCGGCGAGGTAAGCGGCTGGCAGGGCCGGTCGCCATCGGAAATCGAGGGGCAAACGAACCCAACGCTTCAGTTACAGGAGGGGACGACCTACGAGTTCACCTGGGAGAACGTCGACGGCGCCCCCCACAACATCGCGATCCTCGACGCAGACGGCAACGAACTCGAAAGCACCGAGATCATTAGCGAACAGGGTGCGACCCAGACACTTGAGTTCGAGGCGACGAGCGAGATGGCCGAATACTACTGTGCGGTCCATCCCGCTTCCATGCGCGGTTCTCTCGAGATCAGCGGCGGAGGCGGCGCGACCGATGGACAGACCGGTGGGGCCGACCAGCGGTTCTTCCAGCCGGGGACTGAAATCGGCGTACAGACCATCGCGGAAGGGATGACCGCGCCGACTGATTTCGCCGTCGCGGACGAAGAGCAAACGCGGTACTTCGTCACCGACCAGACTGGCGAGGTCCGGGTCGTCACCGACGAGGGACTGCAAGACGAGCCGTTTCTCGACGTCAGCGATCGGATGGTCGAACTCGGAACGTTCGAGGGAAGCTACGCAAGTCAAGGGCAAGCGTACGACGAGCGCGGGTTGCTCGGGATCGAACCTCACCCGAACTTCTCCGAGAACGGCCGCGTGTTCATCCACTACAGCGCGCCGCCGAACGAGCAAACGCCCGACGGCTGGAGCCACGTCGAGGTCGTCTCCGAGTTCCAGGCGAACGACGATCTCAGTCAGGCCGACCCCGAGTCCGAGCAGCTCCTGATGGAGTTCCAGAAGCCCCAGTACAACCACGATTCCGGGCCGATGGCGTTCGGTCCGGACGGGTATCTGTACGTTCCGATGGGCGACGGCGGCGGCGCGAACGACAACATGTACGGCCACGTCGACGACTGGTACGACGGCAACGAGGGCGGGAACGGGCAGGACGTTAGCGAGAACTTGCTCGGGAGTATTCTCCGGATCGACGTCGACCAGGAGGGCGAGGACAAACCGTACTCCATCCCCGACGACAATCCGCTGGTCGATTCTGAGCAGGGACTCGACGAGCACTACGCCTGGGGCTTCCGGAACCCGTTCGGAATCTCGTTCGACAGCAACGACCGGTTGTTCGTCGGCGACGCCGGACAGAACCTCTTCGAGGAAGCGGACATCGTCGAAAAGGGCGGCAATTACGGCTGGAACGTCAAGGAAGGGACCCACTGCTTCAGCACGGAAAACCCGGGCCAGCCGCCCGAAGACTGTCCGGACACGGCGCCCGACGAGCCGCCGTACAACGGTCAGGAGCTACAGGATCCGATCGTCGAGTACCCCCATATCTACCAGGGGGAGGTCGTCGGTATCGTGATCGTCGGCGGCCACGTCTACGAGGCCGGGCAGGTCGAGGGGCTAGAGGGCAAGTACATCTTCGGTGACTGGACGGCCGATCCGGCGCGGGAATCGCCACAGGGGCGGATCTTCGCGGCATCCGAGCCCGACGGTGGAATGGGCCAGACGACCGACGCCGGTGGGAACGAGACTGCCGGGATGAACGAGTCCGCCGACATGAACGAAACCGGCGGGATGAACGAGTCCGCCGACATGAACGAAACCGGCGGGATGAACGAGTCCGCTGACATGAACGAAACCGGCGGGATGAACGAAACCGGCGGCATGAACGAAACTGGCGGCATGAACGAGTCCGCCGACATGAACGAGACTGCCGGCGGAAACGAAACGGAGACGGACGGTGCGGCCGGTGGAGGCGGTCCGGGGCAGACGGTCCCGCGTGACGAACTATGGAATATGGAGGAACTTCAGATCGCGGGGAGCGAAGACGGTTCCTTCCCCTACTTCGTTCGGATGTTCGGTCAGGACGCCGACGGCAACGTCTACGTCCTCGCGAACAGGCGAGGCGTTCCGGAAGGTGACACGGGCGTCGTCATGCAGATCGTCCCGCCAGGAGAGGGTGATTCCCTTTCGATGCCCGCCGACGGCGACGGAGCCGCGGCTGGCGGAAATGAAACGGCTGGGGGTAATCAGACGGCAGATATGAACGAAACAGCCGATGGAAATCAGACGGCAGATATGAACGAAACAGCCGACGGGAACGAAACAGCCGACAACGAATCCACCGGAAACGCGACGGACGACGCCTGA
- a CDS encoding acyl-CoA mutase large subunit family protein: MFDPDELEEIRASKAEWHEAEVEPVLERFGERKETFTTDTGGQEVDRLYTPADVDDIDYEADLGNPGEPPYTRGVYSTGYRGRLWTMRQYAGFSTPEDTNERYHYLLDQGQTGLSMAFDLPTQMGYDSDADMAAGEIGKAGVAIDSLADMETVFEGIPLDEVSTSMTINAPASVLLAMYIAVGDQQGVDRKELRGTIQNDLLKEYIARNTYIYPPEPSMRIITDIFEFCAAETPKFNTISISGYHIREAGSTAAQELAFTLGNGIEYVETAIEAGLDVDEFAPQLSFFFNGHNNIFEEVAKFRAARRMWHDIIEARFDPDDPASKQLKFHTQTAGSMLTAQQIENNVVRVAYQALAAVLGGTQSLHTNGKDEALALPTEESVRTALRTQQILAHESGAADTIDPLAGSYYVESLTDEVEDEAYDILDEVEERGGMLEAVDQQWVQRQIQDTAFDRQKEIEEKDRIIVGVNEFEVDEEPEMDVQEITEEDQQRQIDHLETVRDERDDEAVDAALEALRDATRSDQNLMPFIIDAVKAYATVGEICNVMRDEFGEYQPGGAV; the protein is encoded by the coding sequence ATGTTCGATCCCGACGAACTCGAGGAGATCCGTGCCAGTAAAGCGGAATGGCACGAGGCGGAAGTCGAACCCGTCCTCGAGCGGTTCGGCGAGCGGAAGGAAACGTTTACCACCGATACGGGCGGCCAGGAGGTCGATCGCCTCTATACACCCGCGGACGTCGACGACATCGACTACGAAGCGGATCTGGGTAATCCAGGCGAGCCGCCGTACACGCGCGGGGTGTACTCCACCGGCTATCGCGGTCGGCTGTGGACGATGCGTCAATACGCCGGGTTTTCGACGCCGGAAGATACCAACGAGCGCTACCACTACTTGCTCGATCAGGGCCAAACTGGTCTTTCGATGGCGTTCGACCTCCCGACGCAGATGGGATACGACTCCGATGCGGACATGGCTGCCGGCGAAATCGGCAAGGCCGGGGTCGCAATCGACTCCCTCGCGGACATGGAGACAGTCTTCGAGGGCATTCCACTCGACGAAGTCTCGACGTCGATGACGATCAACGCGCCGGCGTCGGTACTGCTGGCGATGTATATCGCGGTCGGCGACCAGCAGGGTGTCGACCGCAAGGAACTGCGAGGGACGATTCAGAACGATCTCCTCAAGGAATACATCGCGCGAAACACGTACATCTATCCGCCGGAGCCGTCGATGCGGATCATCACGGACATTTTCGAGTTCTGTGCGGCCGAAACGCCGAAGTTCAACACCATCTCGATTTCGGGGTATCACATCCGCGAAGCCGGTTCTACGGCCGCTCAAGAACTCGCCTTCACGCTCGGGAACGGAATCGAATACGTCGAGACGGCGATCGAGGCCGGACTCGACGTCGACGAGTTCGCGCCCCAGCTTTCGTTTTTCTTCAACGGGCACAACAACATCTTCGAGGAGGTTGCGAAGTTCCGCGCGGCTCGCCGGATGTGGCACGACATTATCGAGGCGCGTTTCGACCCCGACGATCCCGCATCGAAACAGCTCAAATTCCACACACAAACCGCCGGCTCCATGCTAACCGCCCAGCAGATCGAGAACAACGTCGTCCGCGTCGCCTACCAGGCGCTCGCGGCCGTTCTCGGCGGTACACAGAGCCTCCACACCAACGGCAAGGACGAAGCGCTGGCCCTGCCGACAGAGGAATCTGTCCGAACCGCACTTCGTACGCAACAGATCCTCGCCCACGAGTCTGGCGCGGCGGACACTATTGACCCGTTGGCGGGCAGCTACTACGTCGAATCGCTGACAGACGAAGTCGAGGACGAGGCGTACGACATTCTCGACGAGGTCGAAGAACGTGGCGGCATGCTCGAGGCCGTCGATCAACAGTGGGTTCAGCGCCAGATTCAGGACACGGCGTTTGATCGTCAGAAGGAGATCGAAGAGAAAGATCGTATCATCGTCGGCGTCAATGAGTTCGAGGTCGACGAAGAGCCGGAGATGGACGTCCAGGAGATTACCGAGGAGGATCAGCAGCGCCAGATCGATCACCTCGAAACCGTCCGCGACGAGCGCGACGATGAGGCAGTCGATGCAGCCCTCGAAGCGCTTCGCGACGCGACCAGGAGCGACCAGAACCTGATGCCGTTCATTATCGACGCGGTCAAAGCCTACGCGACGGTCGGCGAAATCTGCAACGTCATGCGCGACGAATTCGGCGAGTACCAACCCGGCGGCGCCGTCTGA
- a CDS encoding GNAT family N-acetyltransferase, with protein MYVRDAKNREEVWLLDHIESMGLDETAFRSRDYVVAVDEETGEKAGFGRIRVHKPDEESAADVCELTSIGVLEGWRERGVGAHVVERLVEYAGDQGFDTVYALTGEGAYLAQFGFQRIEESDLPAVLQDRLAAKRGSSDPDAVPLSIDVAEFRMPQQLRDAFKRAPEGRGETGDEESPEDFGIDPDSATYKYDTGR; from the coding sequence ATGTACGTGCGGGACGCGAAAAACAGAGAGGAAGTCTGGTTGCTGGACCACATCGAGTCGATGGGACTCGACGAGACGGCGTTCCGCTCGCGCGACTACGTCGTCGCGGTCGACGAGGAAACCGGCGAAAAGGCCGGATTCGGCCGTATCCGCGTCCACAAACCCGACGAAGAGTCGGCGGCTGACGTCTGCGAACTGACCAGTATCGGCGTCCTCGAAGGCTGGCGCGAACGAGGCGTTGGAGCCCACGTCGTCGAGCGGCTCGTAGAGTACGCCGGTGACCAAGGGTTCGACACAGTCTATGCCCTGACCGGCGAGGGCGCGTACCTCGCACAGTTCGGCTTCCAGCGGATCGAGGAGTCCGATCTGCCGGCCGTATTACAGGACCGCCTCGCAGCGAAGCGAGGCAGCTCCGACCCGGACGCGGTACCGCTGTCGATCGACGTCGCCGAGTTTCGTATGCCCCAGCAACTCCGGGACGCGTTCAAGCGAGCCCCCGAAGGGCGCGGGGAAACTGGCGACGAGGAGTCGCCGGAAGATTTCGGAATCGATCCCGACTCCGCCACGTACAAGTACGATACAGGACGGTGA